One Isoptericola dokdonensis DS-3 genomic window, ACGCCGGTGTGCTGCGCCCAGGCCACCCCCGCCACGACGACCTCCCCCGCCGTGAGGTCCGCACCCGGGCGCGGCACGTCGATCCGGGACTGCAGCTTGACGGGCCCCAGCGCCGACCAGCCGCGCGGCGTCCAGTAGCCCTCGTCGTCGGCGAACCGCGTCACCTTGAGCTCGGTCACCCACTTGGTGGCCGACACGTACCCGTACAGGCCCGGCACGACGAGCCGGGCGGGGAAGCCGTGCTGCTCGGGCAGCGGCTCGCCGTTCATGCCGATCGCGAGCAGGCACTCGCGGTCCGGGTCGGTGAGCACCTCCAGCGGCGTCCCCGCGGTGAAGCCGTCCACCGACGTCGACAGCACCATGTCCGCCCCGGCCTGCGGGCGGGCGCGCGCCAGGAGCTCGCGCAGGGGGTGGCCGAGCCACAGCGCGTTGCCGATCAGGTCACCGCCCACCCCGTTCGAGACGCAGGCGAGGGTGAGGTGGTGCTCGGTCATCGGCAGGGCCAGCACGTCGTCCCACGTGAGCTCGAACGGCTCGTCCACCAGCCCGGTGACGCGCAGCGTCCACGTCGCCGGGTCCACCTGCGGGACCCGCAGGGCCGTGTCGATGCGGTAGAAGTCGTCGTTGGGCGTGACGTAGGGGGCGACGTCGGCGATCCCGAGGTCGGCCCCCGCCGGCACCGCCGGGGCGGGCGTGGACGGCGACGGCAGGCGGATCGCGTCGCGGACGACCTGCACCGCACGGCTGCCCGCGGACGCCGCCCGCGCCGCCACCAGGGCGACGACCGCCCCGGCAGCCGTCGCGCCCGTCCAGGTGAGGAACGTGCGGCGGGAGGCGCCGTCGGCCACGTGCCCCGGATCGCCCGTCACGACGTCGCCCGGCAGCCCGGTCGCGACGGCAGCCGACGCCGTGCCGGGCACGCGCGCGACGAGCGCCCGCAGCAGGACCACGCCGACACCGACGCCCAGCACCGCGGGCAGCGCCCACACCGGCGTCGCGCCCGGACGGGTCGCCGCGACCACGCCGAGCGCCAGACCCACGACCGCCAGGAGCACGCCCCCGGACGGCGGACGTCGTCGCTCCAGCACCCCCGCGAGCGCCGCGCCCGCGGCCAGCACGACGCCCATGGACAGCAGCAGCACGAGCTTGTCGTTGGTGCCGAACCACTCCACCGCGAAGTCCTTCAACCACGGCGGCACGCTGTCCACGACGACGCCGCCGAGCGCCAGCACGGGCGAGGACGCCGGGTCGATCAGCGCCGCGACCAGCTCGGCGAGCGCCAGGCCCGCCCCGGCGGCGACCACCCCGGCGAGCGCCGCCGCCCCGTCGCCTCGTCGTCGTCCACCGCTGCCGTCGCCCCCGCGCCCGCTCATGTGCCCACCTTGCCACCACGGGCGGCGGTTGCCGAGCCCCGGCGGCGCCGTGGCGCGGAGACCGCCGGCACCGCGGCGGCGGGTACTAGGCTGGAGGTTCGCGGACCACGGGCACCGGTGACTCGCCCGTCGGTGCGGCCCTCCGCTCTGGGTCGCAGGTCCCTGCGGCGCGAGATGACGCGCCTGCCCTGACCGAACCCTGCTCGAGGGAGCCTCCGTCCGTGCGCCTGGCACACCACCGTCCTGTCGTCGTCCCCGCGTCCGGGTCGACCCCGCCCCCGTCCGTCCTGCGTCCCGTCCGTCGCGCGGCCGCGCCGCTGGCCGGCGTCGTCGGCGCGACCCTGCTGCTCGGCGCGTGCTCCGCACCCGACGAGCCCGGCCCGACGACGCAGGAGACCACCGAGGGCGGCGCTTCCGCCTCCGCGACGACGTACCCCCTCACGCTCGACAACTGCGGCACCGAGGTCACGTTCGACGCGGCGCCGCAGCGCGTCGTCACCGTGAAGTCGTCGACCGCCGAGACGATGCTCGCCCTCGGCGTGGGCGACCGGATCGTCGGGGCCGCGTTCCTCGACGGCCCCGTGCCCGACGACCTCGCCGACGCCGCGGCCGGGACCGCCGTCGCCGAACCGCTCAGCGACCAGGTGCCCGGCACCGAGGCCGTCCTCGCCCTGGAGCCGGACCTCGTGTACGCCGGCTGGGAGTCGAACGTGTCCGCCGACGGCGCGGGTGAGCGCGACACCCTGCACTCCCTCGGGGTGGACACGTACGTGTCCCCGGCCGCGTGCAAGGACCCGGCGTACATGCCGGACCCGCTGACGTTCGACGAGGTCTTCGCGGAGATCACCGAGGCCGGGCAGGTCTTCGACGTCAACGAGGCCGCCGCCGACCTCGTCGCGGAGCAGCGGGCCGAGCTCGACGCCGTCGTCCCCGACGACCGCGGCCTCGACGCCCTGTGGTACTCCTCGGGCACCGACATCCCGTACGTCGGCGCGGGCATCGGCGCGCCCGCGATGATCATGGACGCCGTCGGCCTGGACAACGTCGCCGGGGACGTCCAGGACACGTGGACGTCGCTCGGCTGGGAGAGCGTCGTCGAGGCGGACCCGGACGTCGTCGTGCTCGTCGACGCCGCCTGGAACACCGCGGAGAGCAAGATCGAGGCCCTGGAGGCGAACCCCGCCACGGCGACGCTCACCGCCGTCCAGGAGGGCCGCTACCTGACGGTGCCCTTCCCGGCGAGCGAGGCGGGCGTGCGCAACGTGGACGCCGTCGTCGACCTCGCCGCCCAGCTGGCCGCCCTGGAGATCGATGGCTGAGACCACCCTCCCGGCGACCCGCGCACCCCTGACGCGCGGGCGGCTCGCCACGTGGGTCGCCGCCACGGCGGCGGTGCTGGCGGCGAGCGTCGTCGTCGCCGTGACGATCGGGCCCGCAGGTCTGACCCCGTCGGACGTCGGCCAGGTCGTCGCCACGCGCCTGGGCCTGGGCGACCTGCTGAGCCTGGCGGCGCCCGACCGGCTCGACGACGGCATCGTGTGGCAGCTCCGGCTGCCGCGCGTGCTCACCGCGGCGGCCGTCGGCGCCGGGCTCGCGGTGTGCGGCGTCGTCATGCAGTCGCTCCTGCGCAACCCGCTGGCCGACCCTTACCTGCTGGGGCTCAGCTCGGGCGCGTCGCTGGGGGCCGTGTGCGTGCTGGTCCTCGGCTGGCTCGCGGTGCTGCCCGTCGCGGCGTTCGTCGGCGCGGCCGCGGCGCTGGTGGCCACCCTCGTGCTGGCGACGTCGGCCGGGCGGGGCGAGCTCTCCCCCGCCCGGACCGTGCTGGCCGGGCTCGCCGTGTCCCAGCTCGCCGCCGCGGCCACCAGCTTCGTCATCTTCTGGTCCGCGCAGGGCGACCAGTACCGCGAGATCCTCGCGTGGATGCTCGGGTCGGTCGCCGGGGCCACGTGGACGTCGGTGGCGATCACCGTCGGCGCGGTGCTCGTGCTCGGCACCCTGCTGGCGCTCACCGGGTCGGTGCTCGACGCGTTCACGTTCGGCGACACCGCCGCCGCGGCCCTCGGCGTGCCCGTGGCGAAGGTGCGGTGGGGGCTGCTCGTCGTGGTGGCGCTGCTCACCGGGGCCCTCGTGTCCCAGTCCGGAGCCATCGGCTTCGTCGGGCTGATCCTGCCGCACGCCGTCCGGCTCGTCGTCGGCGCCCGGCACCGCACCCTGCTGCCCCTGTCGATGCTGTGCGGCGCCACGTTCCTCGTCTGGGCGGACACCCTCGCCCGCACCCTCTTCGAGCCGCGCGAGCTGCCCGTCGGCATCGTCACCGCCGCCATCGGCGCCCCCGTGTTCGCCGCCCTGCTCTGGAAGGGACGGACCCGCGCATGACCCAGGCACCCACCCGCACGACCCGCGCGACGGCGGACGCCGCGGAGGTCGTCCCTGCGCCCACGGCCGGCCTGGTCGCGCAACGCGTGCGCTGGTCCGTCGGCGGGCGGCTGATCCTCGACGACGTCGACGTCACCGCACCGCCCGGCGCCGTCACCGGGCTCCTCG contains:
- a CDS encoding molybdopterin-dependent oxidoreductase; this translates as MSGRGGDGSGGRRRGDGAAALAGVVAAGAGLALAELVAALIDPASSPVLALGGVVVDSVPPWLKDFAVEWFGTNDKLVLLLSMGVVLAAGAALAGVLERRRPPSGGVLLAVVGLALGVVAATRPGATPVWALPAVLGVGVGVVLLRALVARVPGTASAAVATGLPGDVVTGDPGHVADGASRRTFLTWTGATAAGAVVALVAARAASAGSRAVQVVRDAIRLPSPSTPAPAVPAGADLGIADVAPYVTPNDDFYRIDTALRVPQVDPATWTLRVTGLVDEPFELTWDDVLALPMTEHHLTLACVSNGVGGDLIGNALWLGHPLRELLARARPQAGADMVLSTSVDGFTAGTPLEVLTDPDRECLLAIGMNGEPLPEQHGFPARLVVPGLYGYVSATKWVTELKVTRFADDEGYWTPRGWSALGPVKLQSRIDVPRPGADLTAGEVVVAGVAWAQHTGVEAVEVSVDGGPWQAAELADTVGPDTWRQWRYTWDAAAGDHTVAVRATDADGQVQTADEAPPAPDGATGWHTVEVSVG
- a CDS encoding putative F420-0 ABC transporter substrate-binding protein, with translation MRLAHHRPVVVPASGSTPPPSVLRPVRRAAAPLAGVVGATLLLGACSAPDEPGPTTQETTEGGASASATTYPLTLDNCGTEVTFDAAPQRVVTVKSSTAETMLALGVGDRIVGAAFLDGPVPDDLADAAAGTAVAEPLSDQVPGTEAVLALEPDLVYAGWESNVSADGAGERDTLHSLGVDTYVSPAACKDPAYMPDPLTFDEVFAEITEAGQVFDVNEAAADLVAEQRAELDAVVPDDRGLDALWYSSGTDIPYVGAGIGAPAMIMDAVGLDNVAGDVQDTWTSLGWESVVEADPDVVVLVDAAWNTAESKIEALEANPATATLTAVQEGRYLTVPFPASEAGVRNVDAVVDLAAQLAALEIDG
- a CDS encoding putative F420-0 ABC transporter permease subunit, coding for MAETTLPATRAPLTRGRLATWVAATAAVLAASVVVAVTIGPAGLTPSDVGQVVATRLGLGDLLSLAAPDRLDDGIVWQLRLPRVLTAAAVGAGLAVCGVVMQSLLRNPLADPYLLGLSSGASLGAVCVLVLGWLAVLPVAAFVGAAAALVATLVLATSAGRGELSPARTVLAGLAVSQLAAAATSFVIFWSAQGDQYREILAWMLGSVAGATWTSVAITVGAVLVLGTLLALTGSVLDAFTFGDTAAAALGVPVAKVRWGLLVVVALLTGALVSQSGAIGFVGLILPHAVRLVVGARHRTLLPLSMLCGATFLVWADTLARTLFEPRELPVGIVTAAIGAPVFAALLWKGRTRA